A part of Periophthalmus magnuspinnatus isolate fPerMag1 chromosome 19, fPerMag1.2.pri, whole genome shotgun sequence genomic DNA contains:
- the ndufaf8 gene encoding NADH dehydrogenase [ubiquinone] 1 alpha subcomplex assembly factor 8, whose amino-acid sequence MSGSNVWSRTREKLQRFPELFAECSFEAAAYGKCVAATTTSKQEIKKDLCAKEFEALKTCFTNAAKKRCK is encoded by the exons ATGTCTGGATCAAATGTATGGAGTCGTACCCGAGAGAAATTACAGCGTTTCCCAGAACTTTTTGCAGAGTGTTCATTTGAG GCTGCAGCTTATGGGAAGTGTGTGGCAGCCACTACCACAAGTAAACAAGAAATAAAGAAGGATCTGTGTGCTAAGGAGTTTGAAGCACTGAAGACTTGTTTCACTAATGCA GCCAAGAAAAGATGCAAATAA